A stretch of DNA from Spirosoma endbachense:
ACTGCTTAACGGCTTTTTCGGGCTGGCCACCGCCTTGCTTGTAGTGAGCAATGTCGAGCAGGAGTTTGGTGTATTTTGGGTTCAGGGTCTGTACAATCACGTCTACTTCTTCGGGTGTTTCGCCGAGTTGGTTCATGTGGTTGTGATAGGTTGCCTGAACGCCCAGATCGGCGGTCTGTTTGCCAATTTCGTTCATGACCACGGCCAGCCGTTTCAATTCCTCGGTTGTTGGCAACCGGTCTTTCGGCCGGAGGCTGTTGGTCATCTGAAACGCCGACCCACCCAGTGCTTTTACAAAACTAGCGTGGGCCACGTGCATATCGATGGTACTTTGCTCTTTCGCCGGATCGATCTCGACATTTCCGCTCGAAAACATGGCCAGTGCCAAATGGTTCTGGTCGAGCAGCGCTTTGAGTTCAGAAGGCTTCGCTTTATAGGGCCCAAAGGTATTGGCCCGGAGTTGAATGCCTTTATAACCTAGTGCTGCCAGGTCGGTAATGGCCTGAGCATCATTTCCGCCCCATGTAATAGCCGAATAGGCAATTTTTAGACCAGATGGTTTGGTCAGTTCAGCCTGAGCAAATAACCGATTTACGCCAGTCGTGAGGGCCA
This window harbors:
- a CDS encoding sugar phosphate isomerase/epimerase family protein encodes the protein MQETVNRRQFLTTAGLSALALTTGVNRLFAQAELTKPSGLKIAYSAITWGGNDAQAITDLAALGYKGIQLRANTFGPYKAKPSELKALLDQNHLALAMFSSGNVEIDPAKEQSTIDMHVAHASFVKALGGSAFQMTNSLRPKDRLPTTEELKRLAVVMNEIGKQTADLGVQATYHNHMNQLGETPEEVDVIVQTLNPKYTKLLLDIAHYKQGGGQPEKAVKQYKGIIHALHLKDTMSPVPDKPNDPKAYKFVELGRGNVDVPAVFRALEEINFKGWGIIELDGVPEKDKTAAQCASINKDYITKTLNFPL